One window from the genome of Amycolatopsis sp. NBC_01480 encodes:
- a CDS encoding ABC transporter ATP-binding protein — protein MSNPQWTNGPVLSGRGLVKRYGGQYALAGVDIDIQAGDAVAIVGPSGSGKTSLLHVLAGILRADGGEIHLAGQRVDQLGEKKRSELRRTEFGFVFQSGMLVSELTAEENVALPSLLAGKGRRESVQAGREWLARLGLAGKEARRPGELSGGEAQRVAIARALTHRPKVIFADEPTGALDTRTGRETMDALLGAARESGAAVLVVTHDRELAESMPKTVAIRDGLIASRLAA, from the coding sequence ATGAGCAATCCACAGTGGACGAACGGCCCGGTGCTTTCGGGGCGGGGCCTGGTGAAGCGGTACGGCGGGCAGTACGCACTGGCCGGGGTCGACATCGACATCCAGGCCGGCGACGCGGTCGCCATCGTGGGCCCGTCCGGCTCCGGCAAGACCTCGCTGCTGCACGTGCTGGCCGGCATCCTGCGCGCCGACGGCGGCGAGATCCACCTGGCCGGCCAGCGCGTCGACCAGCTCGGCGAGAAGAAGCGCAGCGAGCTGCGGCGCACCGAGTTCGGCTTCGTGTTCCAGTCCGGCATGCTCGTCTCGGAGCTGACGGCGGAGGAGAACGTCGCGCTGCCGTCGCTGCTCGCGGGCAAGGGCCGGCGCGAGTCGGTCCAGGCCGGCCGCGAGTGGCTGGCCCGCCTCGGCCTGGCCGGCAAGGAGGCCCGCCGTCCCGGCGAACTGTCCGGCGGCGAGGCCCAGCGCGTCGCGATCGCCCGGGCGCTCACGCACCGGCCGAAGGTGATCTTCGCCGACGAGCCGACCGGCGCCCTCGACACCCGCACCGGCCGCGAGACCATGGACGCGCTGCTCGGCGCCGCCCGTGAGTCCGGCGCGGCCGTGCTGGTCGTGACCCACGACCGTGAGCTGGCCGAGTCGATGCCCAAGACCGTGGCCATCCGCGACGGCCTGATCGCCTCGAGGCTGGCGGCATGA